From a single Eremothecium sinecaudum strain ATCC 58844 chromosome III, complete sequence genomic region:
- the SOK1 gene encoding Sok1p (Syntenic homolog of Ashbya gossypii AER011C; Syntenic homolog of Saccharomyces cerevisiae YDR006C (SOK1)), with protein MDHTRTHTNTPPAETIALKSDPTAAGVTQPPESSSSSASSDSSDAMTTGGDSPQSNPPSGSSSATGSDTSLQQPDPTQHITDYVQDVRSLNAQGCITPAEQEASQRTTSQQHSVHGHSGRQHHSQQGASFNPALSYNSSTIFKPFDMKTGQFMPNLTPATAVTQGGSNPSEVVMAVSSATSTSREHHVRPADQKVAVHHRRLKFRSHSVPTILHSSLRRLDTHQLMVSSTEDVPSASSSSPPSSGKQQPFHPSNIVFNSSMNNASLSSTSQVAGIKKKKHQGKGTQLSLRNAILMSHRLQSINGQEVSMEERIQYIKSYPGPMPLPPINLQCLKEIDLSEIVKNPQLRHDIVFDPLLQFRPNLDGERGVKKRQLADKYWADVENEILVYNENPKVFDYRHTRLVPLFDTLKDVLITIVPQKEISTVENVLDTELLIQELLRGSLVMTNLSEWLAQLFKHHCAPMRDPWVDSMQKKFKEAQEEQSVSKLGEGLKLVFQILEAMKLDIANHQIRILRPALLSNAVDFEKQYFQSLMNSQRVNLKASLKWFRDKYDEACKSGFIASGKPTKVPDVYRLCIKSIISLLSCRKMVGEYPTSLSFDHARLILLRADIRQAVCLLVCKLLFKQLVANDNSFDRAAKEFIIANYSNKRLKEEIVSIITDEHGNCRWTKNTMSIAIHLCNIINELKQEYETFKELNLRQSASPMAAANTAAANTQQTTTKFLTLSKTLTPLDSKTIAFAKSWLSKQTQPLSEVYGVLENRVFNSLEESIFQKSCCTKDGTVKQDFINLCNSSGNQGIGTSAIIGAGTAGAMSAATLNASPSHHKPLEGKIGGGISANNSSEGSSSMTSLDMDEFESLNRHLYTVVNFHWSVFGCHYVDSLGDLVEKA; from the coding sequence ATGGACCACACGAGGACTCATACTAACACACCACCTGCGGAGACGATAGCCCTCAAATCCGACCCTACTGCTGCGGGTGTAACTCAGCCACCGGAAAGTTCATCTTCATCGGCTTCTTCAGATAGTTCAGATGCGATGACTACAGGGGGTGATTCACCGCAGAGTAACCCCCCATCAGGATCGTCTTCAGCTACGGGATCGGATACGTCGTTACAGCAGCCGGACCCAACACAACATATAACAGATTATGTTCAAGATGTGAgatctttgaacgcacaAGGTTGTATTACGCCTGCCGAACAAGAGGCCTCGCAAAGGACTACTTCTCAGCAACATTCAGTACACGGCCACTCGGGTCGCCAACACCATAGTCAACAGGGAGCCTCCTTTAACCCGGCCTTGTCATATAATAGTTCAACCATCTTCAAGCCTTTTGATATGAAAACTGGTCAATTTATGCCTAATCTAACTCCTGCTACAGCTGTGACACAGGGCGGGAGTAATCCCTCAGAAGTGGTGATGGCAGTTTCTTCTGCTACTTCTACGTCGAGAGAGCATCATGTTAGGCCTGCTGACCAAAAAGTTGCAGTTCACCATAGAAGGTTAAAATTTAGGTCTCATTCAGTCCCTACTATATTGCATTCATCGCTAAGAAGGCTAGATACACACCAGCTAATGGTTTCGTCAACTGAAGACGTACCTAGTGCTTCTTCGTCATCACCACCCTCATCTGGCAAACAACAGCCGTTCCACCCATCCAATATAGTCTTTAACTCCTCTATGAATAATGCCAGCTTGTCTTCTACGTCGCAAGTTGCAGGGAttaagaagaagaaacaCCAGGGTAAAGGTACTCAACTATCATTACGAAATGCAATCCTAATGAGCCATAGATTGCAGTCGATAAATGGACAAGAAGTGTCTATGGAGGAACGAATTCAATATATCAAATCATACCCGGGCCCTATGCCATTACCGCCGATCAATTTGCAGTGTCTAAAGGAAATCGATCTATCAGAAATAGTAAAGAACCCTCAGCTGAGGCATGATATTGTTTTTGACCCTTTGCTTCAGTTTAGGCCAAACTTGGACGGCGAAAGAGGTGTCAAGAAACGTCAACTAGCGGATAAATACTGGGCTGATGTGGAAAATGAAATTTTGGTTTACAATGAAAATCCTAAGGTATTCGATTATAGACACACGAGATTAGTGCCTTTGTTCGATACCTTAAAAGATGTTCTCATCACCATAGTACCACAAAAGGAAATAAGTACCGTTGAAAATGTACTTGATACTGAGCTATTAATTCAGGAATTATTGCGCGGTTCATTGGTAATGACCAACTTATCGGAATGGCTAGCTCAGCTATTCAAGCATCATTGTGCGCCAATGAGAGACCCTTGGGTTGACAGTATGCAAAAGAAGTTTAAGGAGGCCCAAGAGGAACAATCGGTTTCGAAGTTGGGTGAAGGTCTAAAGCTAGTCTTCCAGATATTAGAAGCTATGAAGTTGGATATTGCGAATCATCAAATCAGGATATTAAGGCCAGCCCTATTAAGTAATGCTGTTGATTTCGAAAAACAGTATTTCCAATCATTAATGAATTCACAAAGAGTCAACTTGAAGGCATCGTTGAAATGGTTTAGAGACAAGTATGATGAGGCATGTAAATCTGGGTTCATTGCTTCAGGCAAGCCAACTAAGGTCCCTGATGTATATCGCCTATGCATCAAAAGTATTATAAGCTTACTCTCGTGCCGGAAGATGGTTGGTGAATATCCGACATCCCTATCATTTGATCATGCTCGTCTAATATTACTGAGAGCAGACATCAGACAGGCAGTTTGCCTATTGGTTTGCAAGTTGCTTTTTAAACAGTTGGTCGCCAACGATAATAGTTTTGACAGAGCTGCCAAGGAATTCATTATCGCTAACTACTCCAATAAACGTTTAAAGGAAGAGATTGTTTCCATTATCACCGATGAGCATGGAAACTGCAGATGGACAAAAAATACAATGTCCATCGCTATACACCTCTGTAATATCATCAATGAACTAAAGCAGGAATATGAGACATTTAAGGAACTGAATTTAAGACAATCGGCATCACCCATGGCCGCAGCAAATACTGCGGCGGCTAATACCCAGCAGACGACAACGAAATTTTTAACATTATCAAAGACACTGACACCATTAGATTCAAAAACAATAGCGTTTGCTAAATCTTGGTTATCCAAACAGACTCAACCACTCAGCGAAGTTTATGGAGTTCTTGAAAATCGCGTTTTCAATTCACTAGAAGAAAGCATTTTCCAGAAATCGTGTTGTACTAAGGATGGCACAGTGAAACAGGATTTTATCAATTTATGCAACTCAAGTGGTAATCAGGGAATCGGGACTTCTGCCATTATAGGTGCAGGTACAGCAGGCGCTATGTCTGCCGCCACCTTAAATGCTTCTCCCAGCCACCACAAACCTTTGGAAGGAAAAATTGGTGGTGGTATTTCAGCAAATAATAGTAGTGAAGGCAGCAGCAGTATGACTTCACTAGACATGGATGAATTTGAAAGCTTAAATCGCCATTTATACACTGTGGTAAATTTCCATTGGTCTGTCTTCGGGTGCCACTATGTAGACTCATTGGGCGACTTAGTTGAAAAGGCTTAG
- the CWC2 gene encoding active spliceosome conformation promoter CWC2 (Syntenic homolog of Ashbya gossypii AFR451W-A; Syntenic homolog of Saccharomyces cerevisiae YDL209C (CWC2)) gives MDNGDEKEQPSWKSRSAKIQVREVDLPSSIPPQTGLAFNIWYNKWSQGGSNNARFVNPYRLEPEYHSGLTEGDRIGEKFFCIYFSKGMCCLGKKCKYLHHVPEEEDIARLTTKSAVLDCFGREKFADYREDMGGVGTFNKQNRTLYIGGILGSLNNKMLKAAQIESRIRFVFNKLGMIDRIRYVENKNCAFVKFKHQVSAEFAKESMSNQTLLIPSDKDWDQRKEGTGLLVKWANEDPNPAAKKMEEQEQKETAMQLMVKLLEDHERNKKRKLEEESKLSSKVQPGNIISGELIQQLRKRNKTVATSKHSDHPQRLTETAVSLKGSLVSYSSSEEE, from the coding sequence ATGGATAATGGGGATGAGAAAGAACAGCCTTCTTGGAAGTCACGGTCAGCAAAAATACAAGTACGAGAAGTAGACTTGCCGTCGTCTATTCCTCCTCAAACTGGGTTGGCTTTCAACATTTGGTACAACAAATGGTCACAGGGGGGTAGTAATAATGCCAGATTTGTGAACCCGTATCGTCTGGAGCCAGAATACCATTCAGGATTAACGGAAGGTGATAGAATTGGAGAGAAGTTCTTCTGTATTTATTTCAGTAAGGGAATGTGCTGTCTGGGAAAGAAATGCAAATATCTACACCATGTACCAGAGGAAGAAGACATCGCAAGGCTCACTACAAAATCAGCAGTATTGGATTGTTTTGGTAGGGAGAAGTTTGCCGATTATAGGGAAGATATGGGTGGTGTTGGAACATTTAACAAACAGAATAGGACTCTTTATATTGGAGGCATCTTAGGAAGTTTAAATAATAAGATGCTTAAAGCTGCACAGATTGAGAGTAGGATACGATTTGTGTTTAATAAGTTGGGCATGATAGACCGGATTAGATATGTGGAAAATAAGAATTGTGCATTTGTGAAGTTTAAACATCAAGTAAGTGCTGAGTTTGCAAAAGAATCTATGAGCAACCAAACTCTGCTGATACCGAGTGATAAGGACTGGGATCAACGCAAAGAGGGGACAGGGCTCCTTGTTAAATGGGCAAACGAAGACCCAAACCCTGCTGCCAAAAAAATGGAGGAGCAGGAGCAAAAGGAAACGGCGATGCAGCTGATGGTCAAACTATTGGAGGACCACGAACGGAATAAGAAACGAAAGCTCGAAGAAGAGTCTAAATTATCCTCTAAGGTACAGCCGGGCAACATTATTTCTGGAGAACTAATACAGCAATTAAGGAAACGCAACAAAACAGTTGCCACTTCAAAACATTCTGATCACCCTCAAAGGTTGACGGAAACGGCAGTATCACTAAAAGGTAGTTTGGtttcatattcttcttcGGAAGAAGAGTAG
- the HHT1 gene encoding histone H3 (Syntenic homolog of Ashbya gossypii AER013W; Syntenic homolog of Saccharomyces cerevisiae YBR010W (HHT1)), with the protein MARTKQTARKSTGGKAPRKQLASKAARKSAPSTGGVKKPHRYKPGTVALREIRRFQKSTELLIRKLPFQRLVREIAQDFKTDLRFQSSAIGALQESVEAYLVSLFEDTNLAAIHAKRVTIQKKDIKLARRLRGERS; encoded by the coding sequence ATGGCTAGAACGAAGCAAACTGCAAGAAAGTCCACTGGTGGTAAGGCACCAAGAAAGCAATTGGCCTCCAAGGCTGCAAGAAAGTCCGCTCCATCTACCGGTGGTGTTAAGAAGCCTCACAGATATAAGCCAGGTACTGTTGCTTTGAGAGAAATCAGAAGATTCCAAAAGTCTACTGAATTGTTGATCAGAAAGCTACCTTTCCAAAGATTGGTCAGAGAAATTGCACAAGATTTCAAGACTGATTTGAGATTTCAATCTTCTGCTATCGGTGCTCTACAGGAATCTGTTGAAGCTTACCTAGTGTCTTTATTTGAAGACACCAACTTGGCAGCTATCCACGCAAAGAGAGTTACCATCCAGAAAAAGGATATCAAGTTGGCAAGAAGATTGAGGGGAGAGAGATCCTGA
- the PRP28 gene encoding mRNA splicing protein PRP28 (Syntenic homolog of Ashbya gossypii AFR452C; Syntenic homolog of Saccharomyces cerevisiae YDR243C (PRP28)) produces the protein MRPKDIYSLLGENSKGTNDELDSPKFLNIHSRHTLLRNKATINNNATVKSTKKRGAHDLDDSESDELKTGEVANAQVENLVEKKAKFQFGWDDSDDTFSNFKPVSSIRAKDLIKNKVDVVENSYMDRHWSQKSLDEMNSRDWRILSEDYGIKTKGSRLRHPLRNWEEGLIPKDILHVIHNQLGFKEPTAIQRVTIPNVQDNRDFMGIAATGSGKTLAFLIPIFAKLAKLPVSNVVTRADGPSALILAPTRELAQQIEAEAKMLASYLKWPCAIASIVGGHSLEDIRYRLRDGCDILTATPGRLIDCLENHLIVLRRVSTLVLDEADRMVDFGFEDQLTSILARTDTIPGRQTLMFSATMSNVIEKIANGYLRDPAYATIGDIHAAPQIQQIIDYIPGEDERFQKMCKDILPNFKPPIIIFINYKSTADWLSQKFQTQTKFRTTTLHGSKSQVQREHSINQLREGKVDIMIATNVAGRGIDIPNVSLVLNFEMATKLEEYIHRIGRTGRANNVGTAITFLTSKDNAANVEALCKYVTKNDVTGRNLIDRKVKLEFKIEDKSKESLIY, from the coding sequence ATGCGACCTAAGGACATTTATTCGTTACTTGGTGAAAATAGCAAAGGTACTAATGATGAGTTAGATAGTCCTAAATTTTTGAACATTCATTCAAGGCATACTCTGTTAAGGAATAAGGCTACTATAAATAATAATGCTACTGTAAAGTCCACTAAGAAACGGGGTGCTCATGATCTTGATGATTCTGAGTCGGATGAATTAAAAACGGGAGAAGTTGCTAATGCCCAGGTTGAGAATTTGGTTGAGAAGAAAGCAAAATTTCAATTTGGCTGGGATGATAGCGATGATACATTTTCCAACTTTAAGCCGGTAAGTAGCATTAGAGCGAAAGATTTGATAAAGAATAAGGTTGACGTGGTCGAAAATAGTTATATGGATCGTCACTGGAGTCAGAAGAGCTTGGATGAGATGAACTCTAGGGATTGGCGGATTTTAAGCGAGGACTACGGCATAAAGACTAAAGGTAGTCGGTTACGGCATCCGTTACGGAACTGGGAAGAGGGACTAATTCCGAAAGATATTTTGCATGTTATTCATAATCAATTAGGCTTTAAGGAACCCACGGCCATCCAACGGGTTACTATACCTAATGTTCAGGACAATAGGGATTTTATGGGTATAGCGGCTACTGGCTCTGGTAAGACATTGGCTTTCTTGATTCCTATATTTGCCAAGCTTGCGAAATTGCCTGTTTCTAACGTTGTGACTAGAGCTGATGGTCCTAGTGCTTTGATTTTAGCTCCTACTAGGGAATTAGCACAGCAGATCGAGGCTGAGGCGAAAATGCTTGCGTCGTATCTGAAGTGGCCTTGCGCTATCGCCAGCATTGTCGGCGGCCATTCTCTAGAAGATATAAGGTACAGACTGCGAGATGGTTGTGATATATTAACCGCAACTCCGGGTAGGCTTATTGATTGTCTGGAGAACCATTTGATTGTGCTACGACGAGTCAGCACTCTTGTACTAGATGAGGCAGATAGAATGGTGGACTTCGGATTCGAAGACCAACTCACCTCTATTTTGGCTAGAACTGACACCATACCGGGGCGCCAGACGCTGATGTTTAGTGCCACTATGTCGAACGTCATAGAGAAAATTGCCAATGGATACCTAAGAGATCCTGCTTATGCTACGATTGGCGATATTCACGCGGCACCTCAAATACAACAAATTATCGACTATATACCAGGTGAGGATGAAAGGTTCCAGAAGATGTGTAAAGATATTTTGCCCAACTTTAAACCACctattattattttcatcaattaCAAGAGTACTGCGGATTGGCTATCGCAGAAGTTTCAGACTCAGACAAAGTTTAGAACTACTACATTACACGGTTCAAAATCGCAAGTGCAAAGAGAGCATTCAATCAATCAGTTGCGAGAGGGTAAAGTAGACATAATGATTGCTACTAATGTTGCAGGAAGGGGTATAGACATCCCTAATGTCTCCCTGGTTTTGAACTTTGAAATGGCGACAAAACTGGAGGAATATATTCATCGGATAGGTAGAACAGGAAGAGCAAACAATGTGGGAACTGCTATCACTTTCCTAACTTCTAAAGATAATGCTGCAAATGTGGAAGCACTATGTAAGTACGTGACAAAGAATGACGTTACAGGCAGGAACTTGATCGATCGTAAGGTAAAGCTAGAATTTaaaattgaagataaaaGTAAAGAGTCATTAATATATTAG
- the TRP1 gene encoding phosphoribosylanthranilate isomerase TRP1 (Syntenic homolog of Ashbya gossypii AER014W; Syntenic homolog of Saccharomyces cerevisiae YDR007W (TRP1)): protein MEENIIKICGLQTVEAAEAAILASATHLGMICVPNRRRSVQPDVAKAISKLVHDMDTSKKTKVVGVFQNQTIEYVENSINEYRFDAIQLHGSEDWKAFRAHFPKEVTIIKRFAFPQDCEEMLEFQKTAENCYVLLDSEVGGTGELLDWNAISEWSSMHPGFKYVIAGGLTPDNVSEAMRLPGAIGVDVSGGVEVQGQKDILKIRKFIENAYSSIQKT, encoded by the coding sequence ATGGAAGAGAACATTATCAAGATATGTGGTTTGCAAACTGTCGAAGCGGCAGAAGCCGCTATACTGGCCTCTGCTACACACTTGGGTATGATATGTGTCCCTAACCGTAGAAGATCTGTTCAACCTGATGTGGCTAAGGCTATTTCGAAGCTTGTACATGATATGGACACTTCTAAGAAGACCAAGGTTGTAGGTGTGTTTCAAAACCAAACTATAGAGTATGTGGAAAACAGTATTAATGAATACAGATTCGATGCCATACAGCTACATGGCTCTGAGGATTGGAAGGCCTTTAGAGCTCACTTCCCTAAAGAGGTTACCATCATCAAGCGCTTTGCCTTCCCACAAGACTGCGAAGAAATGCTGGAGTTCCAGAAAACGGCCGAGAACTGTTACGTTCTCCTCGATTCTGAAGTTGGCGGTACAGGAGAGCTCTTGGATTGGAACGCAATATCCGAGTGGTCGTCTATGCATCCCGGGTTCAAGTACGTTATTGCGGGGGGGTTAACTCCGGACAATGTTTCAGAAGCGATGAGATTGCCAGGTGCAATTGGTGTCGACGTAAGCGGAGGCGTGGAAGTGCAAGGACAAAAAGACATTTTGAAGATTCGCAAGTTTATCGAAAATGCGTATTCTAGCATCCAGAAAACATAA
- the IPP1 gene encoding inorganic diphosphatase IPP1 (Syntenic homolog of Ashbya gossypii AER015C; Syntenic homolog of Saccharomyces cerevisiae YBR011C (IPP1)), translating to MAFTTRQIGAKNTLDYKVYIEQDGKPISPFHDIPLYADRENNIFNMIVEIPRWTNAKLEISREETLNPIIQDTKKGKLRYVRNCFPHHGYIHNYGALPQTWEDPSVAHPETRAHGDNDPLDVLEIGETIAYTGQIKQVKVLGVMALLDEGETDWKVIVIDINDPLAPKLNDIEDVEKHLPGLLRATNEWFRIYKIPDGKPENQFAFSGEAKNSKYALDVVRECNEAWKQLISGKAVAGKEISLTNTTLTETATYAPQVAEQLPPASSQPDAPIDKSIHKWFFISGSA from the coding sequence ATGGCTTTCACGACTAGACAAATTGGTGCTAAGAACACCTTAGACTACAAGGTTTACATTGAGCAAGATGGTAAACCAATTTCACCTTTCCACGATATCCCATTGTATGCAGACAGAGAGAACAACATTTTCAACATGATTGTTGAAATCCCAAGATGGACCAATGCTAAGTTGGAAATCAGCAGGGAAGAGACTTTAAATCCTATAATTCAAGATACTAAGAAGGGTAAGTTGAGATACGTCAGAAACTGTTTCCCACACCACGGTTACATTCACAATTACGGTGCTCTACCACAAACCTGGGAAGATCCTAGTGTTGCTCACCCAGAGACTAGAGCTCATGGTGACAATGATCCATTGGATGTTTTGGAGATTGGTGAAACAATTGCTTACACTGGTCAAATCAAGCAAGTTAAGGTTTTGGGTGTGATGGCTTTGTTAGATGAGGGTGAGACTGACTGGAAAGTCATTGTCATTGACATTAACGACCCATTAGCTCCAAAGTTGAACGACATTGAGGACGTTGAAAAGCATCTACCAGGTTTGTTGAGAGCTACCAATGAATGGTTCCGTATCTACAAAATTCCAGATGGAAAGCCAGAAAACCAATTTGCATTCTCCGGCGAGGCCAAGAACAGTAAGTATGCTTTGGACGTAGTTAGAGAGTGTAACGAAGCCTGGAAGCAATTAATTAGCGGTAAGGCTGTTGCCGGTAAGGAGATTAGTTTGACCAACACTACTTTGACTGAAACTGCTACTTACGCACCACAAGTTGCTGAGCAACTACCACCTGCTAGTTCCCAACCAGATGCTCCAATTGATAAGTCCATTCACAAATGGTTCTTTATTTCTGGTTCTGCTTAA
- the DSF2 gene encoding Dsf2p (Syntenic homolog of Ashbya gossypii AER010C; Syntenic homolog of Saccharomyces cerevisiae YBR007C (DSF2)), with translation MTQSNTKRLPLLMGFKSSFTLSNDGKTSKDALRDQREILGDEQSIFSVDSVQTADRLLDKLGLSAEDEMLLQNALRDEEEHIAKLTGIKRSTYLDNETIDSGSQHSAPVLCIPATYFPSLNHSRNAIMRDRFNRKSSRNCQSDTIAKVLNEDRRLLSPKGAAIANDVSKFRYSFLVQTGSDEDLDLPMDSRSFGPVARSNGMSYQYKSMHYNADGARNEPSGLYGSATCYRTYDGMQVNKLSSLSLVKEGEKQVDTPLGSMSPEALDFIQTITSSESDLTIRSADEGRNCSTNTIFSTPKAKSRSTENELPAAVSPSSVTSKDSKKRDTFSLKNFFKGGRATPETPSFTSAIVDLGTPGDQAHSISSESDRISTVCRSLSEKLRSISNSPFKNIQLEQGLLIDKLPSSTLGSPYTLSSASNASDSETQKNPLSKTSSKTMSGDEVFIPPSVPVYHRIKTEHPALNETKTPTIPIAETTKRPDTKVVQKPIQKPPPLPLKLRPRPKPISCPEIESAEKIKVAIQLRNSGKYTEYIEILHELCELGNRTGYLLYGLALRYGIGTRINLSESFRWIFKATGIEDESTEVLGYCVDPSQLQSIPTVSPEPLASALYECGISYLKGYGTADINETKALKYLEKAASLGHINSVVLCGGIWSTKSRYRPKNSYRAAAWYKIAEYLGMNINQPEPTYTKNLRPQSGIPRPPSGIPMPPMVNYSRITGRR, from the coding sequence ATGACCCAAAGCAACACTAAAAGATTACCATTGCTAATGGGATTTAAAAGCAGTTTTACGCTGTCGAATGACGGTAAGACATCGAAGGATGCTTTGCGGGATCAAAGAGAAATTTTAGGTGATGAGCAGTCTATATTCTCCGTAGACTCAGTTCAAACGGCCGATAGGTTGCTAGATAAGCTAGGGCTTAGCGCAGAAGATGAAATGCTATTGCAAAATGCTTTGAGAGACGAAGAGGAACATATTGCGAAGTTAACTGGTATAAAAAGAAGCACTTACCTTGATAATGAAACTATCGACAGTGGTTCCCAACATAGTGCTCCAGTGCTGTGTATTCCAGCGACTTACTTTCCATCTCTGAATCACTCGAGGAATGCGATAATGAGGGATCGATTTAATAGGAAATCCTCGAGAAACTGCCAATCTGACACAATAGCCAAGGTTTTGAATGAGGATCGGAGGTTGTTGTCGCCCAAGGGTGCCGCAATAGCTAACGATGTCTCGAAGTTTAGGTATTCCTTTTTAGTTCAGACAGGAAGTGACGAGGACCTTGACTTACCAATGGACAGCAGGTCGTTTGGGCCCGTGGCTAGGAGTAACGGGATGAGTTACCAGTATAAGTCAATGCACTACAACGCGGATGGGGCCAGGAACGAGCCTTCAGGTCTGTATGGAAGCGCCACGTGTTATCGGACGTACGACGGCATGCAAGTCAATAAACTATCCAGCTTGAGTCTGGTCAAGGAGGGCGAGAAACAGGTAGATACGCCTTTAGGGAGCATGTCACCTGAAGCTTTGGATTTTATCCAGACTATCACCTCCTCCGAGAGTGACCTTACCATCCGGAGTGCCGATGAAGGTAGAAACTGTAGCACAAATACTATTTTCTCCACCCCAAAGGCCAAGTCGAGAAGCACTGAAAATGAGTTGCCTGCCGCAGTTTCCCCATCATCAGTTACTTCCAAGGATAGCAAGAAGAGAGACACCTTTTCACTTAAGAACTTCTTCAAAGGAGGGAGGGCAACGCCCGAGACACCGTCTTTCACGTCGGCAATTGTTGACTTAGGGACCCCGGGGGATCAAGCACATAGCATAAGTTCTGAGTCAGATAGGATTTCGACAGTATGCAGGTCATTATCCGAAAAGTTGCGTTCCATCTCAAACAGTCCATTTAAAAACATCCAGCTTGAACAGGGTCTCTTGATTGACAAATTGCCCTCCTCAACTCTCGGATCTCCATATACGTTGTCATCTGCTTCAAACGCAAGCGATTCTGAGACGCAAAAGAATCCACTTTCGAAGACTTCTTCGAAGACAATGAGTGGGGATGAAGTTTTTATTCCCCCATCAGTACCCGTATACCATCGAATTAAAACCGAACACCCAGCTCTGAACGAAACCAAAACACCTACGATACCTATTGCTGAAACTACCAAAAGACCCGACACAAAAGTAGTACAAAAACCAATCCAAAAACCACCTCCACTTCCTCTGAAACTCAGGCCTCGACCAAAACCGATTAGCTGTCCTGAAATCGAGTCTGCAGAGAAAATAAAGGTGGCCATACAATTAAGAAATAGCGGAAAATACACTGAATACATTGAAATTCTCCATGAACTGTGTGAATTGGGCAATCGAACCGGTTACCTTCTATACGGGCTTGCACTAAGGTACGGGATAGGAACTCGCATTAATTTGTCCGAATCCTTCCGTTGGATATTTAAAGCAACTGGAATTGAAGACGAATCCACGGAAGTTTTGGGTTATTGCGTTGATCCCTCACAATTGCAATCTATACCTACTGTTAGTCCCGAGCCACTTGCGTCTGCTCTATATGAATGTGGTATTTCATACTTGAAAGGATACGGAACTGCCGACATCAATGAAACCAAGGCTTTGAAATACCTAGAAAAGGCTGCATCGTTAGGCCATATCAATTCCGTTGTGCTGTGTGGAGGAATTTGGTCTACGAAATCGAGATATAGACCCAAAAATTCCTATAGGGCGGCTGCGTGGTATAAGATAGCCGAATATTTGGGTATGAATATTAACCAACCGGAACCCACTTACACAAAGAACCTAAGGCCACAATCTGGTATACCAAGGCCACCATCTGGTATACCAATGCCACCAATGGTCAATTATAGCAGAATAACAGGAAGAAGATGA
- the HHF1 gene encoding histone H4 (Syntenic homolog of Ashbya gossypii AER012C; Syntenic homolog of Saccharomyces cerevisiae YBR009C (HHF1)), whose amino-acid sequence MSGRGKGGKGLGKGGAKRHRKILRDNIQGITKPAIRRLARRGGVKRISGLIYEDVRAVLKSFLESVIRDAVTYTEHAKRKTVTSLDVVYALKRQGRTLYGFGG is encoded by the coding sequence ATGTCTGGAAGAGGTAAAGGTGGTAAAGGTTTAGGCAAAGGTGGTGCTAAGAGACACAGAAAGATTCTAAGAGATAACATCCAGGGTATAACTAAGCCTGCTATCAGAAGATTAGCAAGAAGAGGAGGTGTCAAGCGTATTTCCGGTTTGATTTACGAAGATGTCAGAGCTGTGCTAAAATCATTCCTAGAGTCAGTTATCAGGGATGCTGTCACATACACAGAGCACGCAAAGAGAAAGACAGTCACCTCCTTGGATGTTGTTTACGCTTTGAAGAGACAAGGTAGAACCTTGTATGGTTTCGGTGGTTAA